A genomic region of Gemmata massiliana contains the following coding sequences:
- a CDS encoding SDR family NAD(P)-dependent oxidoreductase, with protein sequence MRRDVRGRVVLVTGASRGIGRRVAERLAKLGAILALTARSVDDLTTLADALKATGARVEVFAGDLTKSEDRTRIVSQTVECFGRLDVLMNCAGVCSFGEFSSSSEEVVRKVLEVNFFAPVEMIRVAAPHLTRSFETARDGWRPAIVNLASICGRWGIPSMSEHCASKHAFVGLTESLRGEFERFGIDVLLVLPGLVRSDDLQKHLLRNEGKIHLNFEGAQPSDEVADSVVRSLLNNRVERAVGFASWWVWFGKRMFPRGVRFFMQRKVWKYARREKRAGVV encoded by the coding sequence ATGCGCCGGGACGTGCGCGGGCGGGTTGTGCTGGTCACCGGGGCCTCGCGGGGCATCGGGCGCCGCGTCGCCGAGCGGCTCGCAAAACTCGGCGCAATTCTCGCTCTCACCGCACGATCGGTTGACGATCTGACTACGCTCGCGGACGCCCTCAAAGCGACCGGCGCGCGGGTTGAGGTGTTCGCGGGGGATCTCACGAAGTCGGAGGACCGCACGCGGATCGTATCTCAGACCGTTGAGTGCTTCGGTCGGCTGGACGTGCTGATGAACTGCGCGGGCGTGTGCAGCTTCGGCGAGTTCAGTTCGTCGAGCGAGGAGGTCGTGCGGAAGGTGCTTGAGGTGAACTTCTTCGCCCCAGTCGAGATGATCCGCGTGGCCGCCCCGCACCTCACCCGCAGTTTCGAGACCGCACGCGACGGGTGGCGCCCGGCGATTGTGAACCTCGCGAGCATCTGCGGGCGCTGGGGCATCCCGTCGATGTCCGAGCACTGCGCCAGCAAACACGCATTCGTCGGGCTGACGGAGTCCCTGCGCGGCGAGTTCGAGCGGTTCGGGATCGACGTGCTCCTCGTGCTCCCGGGACTGGTTCGGAGCGACGATTTGCAAAAACACCTGCTCCGAAACGAGGGGAAGATCCATCTCAACTTCGAGGGCGCCCAGCCGTCCGACGAAGTCGCCGACTCGGTCGTGCGAAGTTTGCTGAACAACCGCGTGGAGCGGGCGGTCGGGTTCGCGTCGTGGTGGGTCTGGTTCGGAAAGCGGATGTTCCCGCGCGGGGTGCGGTTCTTCATGCAGCGCAAGGTCTGGAAGTACGCGCGACGCGAAAAGAGGGCCGGAGTGGTGTAA
- a CDS encoding DUF2760 domain-containing protein, producing the protein MDIVIGLAIGLPLGVLATLGLAMARAGGLGKAITGLSVAGRANQDAAFAAKLQAILGGGDVKTAEPPKPVKPSGAPLRMLALLQAESRLVDFLLEDIQGASDEQIGQAVREVHKKAQAALKQHLVLEPVLPGNEDEQVTVPKGFDPSAVRVVGNVTGEPPFKGAIQHPGWRVKEMKLAAPAEGADEFVLQPAEVQIP; encoded by the coding sequence ATGGACATTGTTATCGGATTAGCGATCGGCCTACCGCTCGGGGTTCTCGCAACGTTGGGGCTCGCGATGGCGCGGGCGGGCGGGTTGGGGAAGGCGATCACGGGGCTTTCGGTCGCGGGCCGGGCGAACCAGGACGCGGCGTTCGCGGCCAAACTCCAGGCGATTCTGGGCGGCGGGGACGTCAAGACCGCGGAACCGCCGAAGCCCGTGAAGCCGAGCGGTGCGCCGTTGCGGATGCTCGCGCTGCTCCAGGCGGAGTCACGGTTGGTGGACTTCCTGCTCGAAGACATCCAGGGCGCGAGCGACGAACAGATCGGTCAGGCGGTTCGCGAGGTCCACAAGAAGGCGCAGGCGGCACTCAAGCAGCACCTGGTGCTCGAACCGGTCCTGCCCGGCAACGAGGACGAGCAGGTGACGGTGCCCAAGGGGTTCGATCCGTCCGCGGTCCGGGTGGTGGGGAACGTGACCGGCGAGCCGCCGTTCAAGGGCGCAATTCAGCACCCGGGGTGGCGCGTGAAGGAGATGAAGCTCGCGGCCCCGGCCGAGGGCGCGGACGAGTTCGTGCTGCAACCGGCCGAAGTGCAGATCCCGTAA
- a CDS encoding retropepsin-like aspartic protease has product MSESFDPRGRLVVVPAILTGPAGAFEFRFAVDTAATRSSVSSLILTRLGYTAPPEAERLTVRTGSGATRAGMISVSLLRALGQTRTNHSVLWLPHPPGSLIDGLLGLDFFRGLVLTLDFARGRVALDALKRWWQFWH; this is encoded by the coding sequence ATGAGCGAGTCGTTCGATCCGCGCGGACGGCTGGTTGTTGTCCCCGCCATACTCACGGGTCCGGCGGGCGCGTTCGAGTTCCGCTTTGCTGTCGATACGGCTGCAACGCGGTCCTCGGTCAGTAGCCTCATCCTGACTCGCCTAGGCTACACAGCGCCTCCAGAAGCCGAGCGCCTGACGGTTCGCACGGGAAGCGGCGCGACGAGAGCAGGTATGATTTCTGTGAGTTTGCTCCGGGCGCTCGGACAAACGCGAACAAACCACTCCGTCTTGTGGTTACCTCATCCACCCGGTTCACTCATTGACGGACTCCTCGGTCTGGATTTCTTCCGCGGCCTCGTCCTCACGCTCGACTTCGCACGCGGGCGCGTCGCGCTCGACGCGCTGAAGCGCTGGTGGCAGTTTTGGCACTAA
- a CDS encoding DUF1501 domain-containing protein: MPSLPACPGPRLSRRQMIQAGAASYFGLSLPQLLRAKEARKNTAATADACIVIFLNGGPSHLDMWDPKPDAPAEVRGEFKPIQTSVPGVMFGEHLPKFARQMHRCSLIRSAHHSVNNAHAAAVYCALTGHDRGEIGGGARPDDYPCIGSVVGTQRPPATAVPPHVLMPYITKEGAGGPPQPGFFGGWLGKPRDPLVVLRDPNAADFALPELTLGPDIDPSRFDARKLLSEKLSATRSTSSDPDLEGIRAKAYDLLTAPAMREAVRIDREPAKLRDAYGRNIYGQSVLLSRRLIEAGTRVACVSWAPDANATWDTHGSNFTKLKGELLPQLDSAYSALIDDLDARGMLERTLVVVVGDFGRTPKINTNGGGRDHWNFCYSLVLAGGGVKGGYVHGASDKIGAKPGRNPVSPADVIATIYECLGVPHDLELRDRLSRPFTLCPWGNPIREVLA; the protein is encoded by the coding sequence ATGCCCTCCCTCCCCGCGTGCCCCGGTCCGCGCCTGTCCCGGCGCCAGATGATCCAGGCCGGAGCCGCTTCGTACTTCGGGCTCTCGCTCCCGCAATTACTTCGCGCGAAGGAAGCGCGAAAAAACACCGCCGCGACCGCGGATGCGTGCATCGTGATCTTTCTGAACGGCGGTCCGAGCCACCTCGATATGTGGGATCCGAAGCCCGACGCGCCGGCGGAGGTGCGAGGAGAGTTCAAGCCGATTCAGACGAGCGTGCCGGGGGTAATGTTCGGCGAGCACCTGCCGAAGTTCGCACGCCAGATGCACCGCTGTTCGCTCATCCGCTCCGCGCACCACAGCGTGAATAACGCCCACGCCGCAGCGGTGTACTGTGCCCTCACGGGACACGACCGCGGCGAGATCGGCGGCGGGGCTCGGCCCGACGATTACCCGTGCATCGGGTCCGTTGTGGGGACGCAGCGCCCGCCCGCGACCGCGGTCCCGCCGCACGTGCTCATGCCGTACATCACAAAGGAAGGCGCCGGCGGGCCGCCGCAGCCCGGGTTCTTCGGTGGGTGGTTGGGGAAACCGCGCGACCCGCTCGTCGTCCTCCGCGACCCGAACGCGGCTGATTTCGCGCTCCCCGAACTCACGCTGGGGCCGGACATCGACCCGTCTCGGTTCGACGCGCGTAAGCTTCTTTCAGAGAAGTTGAGCGCCACGCGCTCCACGAGTTCTGACCCCGACCTGGAGGGGATTCGCGCGAAGGCCTACGACCTGCTCACCGCGCCGGCGATGCGCGAGGCCGTGCGCATTGATCGCGAACCGGCTAAGCTCCGAGACGCTTACGGGCGCAACATTTACGGCCAGAGCGTGCTACTCTCGCGCCGGCTGATCGAGGCCGGCACCCGCGTCGCGTGCGTGTCCTGGGCGCCGGACGCGAACGCGACCTGGGACACGCACGGGAGCAACTTCACAAAGCTCAAGGGCGAACTGCTCCCGCAACTGGACTCGGCGTACTCCGCGCTGATCGACGACCTCGACGCGCGAGGGATGCTGGAGCGCACCCTGGTCGTGGTGGTGGGAGACTTCGGGCGCACGCCGAAGATCAACACGAACGGGGGCGGGCGCGATCACTGGAATTTCTGCTACTCGCTCGTGCTCGCCGGGGGTGGGGTGAAGGGCGGGTACGTCCACGGCGCGAGCGACAAGATCGGCGCGAAGCCCGGGCGTAACCCGGTGTCACCGGCGGACGTGATCGCCACGATCTACGAGTGCCTCGGCGTGCCGCACGACCTCGAACTGCGAGACCGCCTCTCTCGGCCGTTCACCCTGTGCCCGTGGGGGAATCCGATTCGCGAAGTCCTCGCGTAA
- the fae gene encoding formaldehyde-activating enzyme translates to MSMFIGEGLVGDGNEIAHIDLLIGEKTGPVGVAFANALATQSQGHSSLLAVIAPNLICKPATVMITKVTIKGAKQAVQMFGPAQAAVARAVADSVAEGVIPASKAEDYVIVCGVFIHWDAADDNKIFQYNYEATKLAIKCAMTGEPKIADITAKKDTVKHPFSPK, encoded by the coding sequence ATGTCCATGTTCATCGGCGAAGGTCTGGTCGGCGACGGCAACGAGATCGCGCACATCGACCTCTTGATCGGAGAAAAGACCGGTCCGGTCGGCGTCGCGTTCGCGAACGCGCTGGCGACCCAGAGTCAGGGCCACTCCAGCCTGCTCGCGGTCATCGCCCCGAACCTGATCTGCAAGCCCGCCACGGTGATGATCACGAAGGTGACCATCAAGGGCGCGAAGCAGGCCGTACAGATGTTCGGGCCGGCCCAGGCCGCGGTCGCTCGCGCGGTCGCGGACAGCGTCGCGGAAGGGGTCATCCCCGCGAGCAAGGCCGAAGACTACGTGATCGTGTGCGGCGTGTTCATCCACTGGGACGCGGCCGACGACAACAAGATCTTCCAGTACAACTACGAGGCCACGAAACTGGCCATCAAGTGCGCGATGACCGGCGAGCCGAAGATCGCCGACATCACCGCCAAGAAGGACACCGTCAAGCACCCGTTTAGCCCGAAGTAA